In Jannaschia sp. W003, the genomic stretch GACCACGTGGCTGCGGGTGGCCTGAGGGGCTACTGGCGGTCGAGCGCCCCGTCGAGGCGCACGGAGTCGCCGCGGATGCGCTCGGCGTCGGTGTAGCGCACCTCGTTCAGCAGCAGCCAGTTGGCGGCCACCGCCAGCACGGCCGTCAGAGCTATCCCGCTCAGTATCGCCTTCATCCGCCTACTCCGTCGCCGTCTCGAGGAACGCGATCAGGTCGGCGCGGTCGTTCGCGCCGCCGATCACCTGCATGGGCATCTTGGTGCCCGGAATGTAGTGGTCCGGCCCTTGGTCGAACAGGGCGTCGATGGTCTCGGCCGACCAGACGATGGGGCTGCCCGTCAGGGTGTCCGAGTAGCGGTAGCCCGGCACCGTGCCGGCGCGGCGCCCGAACACGCCGTGAAGCGTGGGGCCGGCGCGGCGCGACGGTCCCGGCTCCAGCGCGTGGCAGATCGAGCACTTCCGCACGAACTGACGCTCGCCGTTGGGCATGGTGCTGGCCGCCTGCAGGAATGCGCGGTCGCCGTCGATCGCGGGCGTGGGGTCCAGCGCCTCGACGGGCCAGCCGTAGGCCACGTCGTCGAGCCCGCCTGCCCAGAGCGTCGCGCCGCCCGGTGCGAAGGCCAGCGCCCAGACCGGCCCCTGCCGGGTCGCGCGCACGTCGCGCACGATCTTCCACGTGCTGGTGTCCACCACCATGATCCAGCCGTCGCCGTCGCCCACGGCCAGCATCCCGGTGTCGGGCGACCAGTCCATGGCGAGGATCGGCCGCCGCTCTAGCGTGAAGTCGTGGAGGGTCTCGCCGGTCTCGGGATCTAGGATGCGCGTCGCGCCGTCCACGGTGCCCACGGCCAGCCAGCCGGGGCCGGCGACGAGGGTGTTCACGCCGAAGCCGCTCCGCGCGATGGCGCGCGGGGTGCCGTCCGCGATCCGCAGCACGTCGCCGCCTTGAGTGCCCGCGAAGAGCGTCCCGTCCTCCGCGAAGGCGACCGCCCCCGCGCCCGTGCCCACGGGGATGCTCGTCGCTTCCGCCTCGCCCTCCAACGGCCAGAGCGCGACGGTGCCGTCCCAGCTCGCCGTGGCCGCCGTCCGCCCGTCCGGCGAGACGGCCACGTCCGCGACCTTGCCCGCATGGCGGCCCAACGCCTCGGGCGCCCCGTCCCGCCAGCGGATCACCGCGAAGTCGTCGCCGCCCGAGACGAGGCCGCCGGGCACGAAGGCCAGCGCCGTGGCGGCGGCCTCGTGCGCCTCCAGCCACCGCGGCGCACCGCCGTCCCAGAGGCCGACCGTGTTGTCGAAGCTGGCCGTCGCCACATGGCCTTCCGCGTCCACGGCGATGTCCATGATCGGCCCGCCGTGGCCCTTGAGCGTGGCGAAGTCGGCCGCCCCGGCGGGGGCGGCCGCGAGGGCCAGCGCGAGGACGAGGCGGCACACTTCGCTACTCGGCGGGGTGGCGCGCGTCGCCGCCGCGCAGCTCGGGATGCGGGTTCGGGGCCTCGCCGCGGCGCACCTTCTCGAGCCAGATCGAATGGTGCTGCTCGGCCCAGGCCTCGTCCACCTCGCCGGTGCCCATGGCATCGTACGCGCCCTGCATGCCCAGCGTGCCGATGTAGATGTGCGCCATCACGATCGCCATGAACACGAAGCCGATGATGGCGTGCCAGAGCTGGGCGTACTGCATCTCCTCCTGAGGGCTCAGGGCGGTGGGCAGGGGCTCGAGCCCGACCGCCTCGGTCAGCCCGAGGCCGTTCAGCTCGGCGAAGGTGCCGGCGAACATGGGGAACTCGAACGGGAACAGCAGCGACAGGCCCGAGGCCGAGATCGAGGCGCCGAACAGGATCACCGCCCAGAACACCATCTTTTGGCCGAAGTTGAACTTCTTGGCCGGCGGGTGCGCCTTGCCGATGAAGCCGCCGCCCTTCAGCACCCAGCGCACGTCGGTCATGTTGGGGATGTTGTGCCAGACCCAGAGGAAGAACACGGCGACGAGGCTGATCATGAACGGCCAGGCCACGTTGTTGTGCACCCACTTCGAGGCCACGAGGAGGGCGGCGTTCGCTTCCGGCCCGAAGGTGGGCAGGATCACCGCGCGCCCGAACAGGACCGCGAGGCCGGTCAGCGAGAGGGCGATGAACGAGGCCGCCATGGTCCAGTGGGCGAGGCGCTCGTAGAAGCGGAAGCGCAGGATCTTGACGCCTGACAGGCCGCCGTCGACCCGGATGCGGCCGCGGAGCAGGTAGAACACCAAGAGAAGGCCCAGCGTGCCGAGCAGCAGCCAGCCGCCGTACTCGCGCAGCGGGCCTTGGCGGAACTGGAGCCAGCGCATGCCGCCGTCCTGCATCAGCACCGAGCCCACGGGGTCGCCCGACGAGACGGTCACATCGGCGGAGCCGTAGCGCAGGGCGCGCCACATCTCGGGGTCGGATGCGCCCCCCAAGGTGCCGAGCTGGTTCTCGATGCCGGTGGCAGGGTTCGCGGACATGCCCGCCCCCTCGCGGCGCGCGGTGTCGTCCACGGCGAGGCCCTGCTGACGGCGCAGGATGTCGTCGAGCCCTTGCGCGGGCACCGCCTCGCGCGCGGGCGCAGGCGGCGCGACCGAGGGGTCGGCGCCGGGCGCCGGCGAGGGCACGGGGAGGACCTCGCCGTTGGTGGCGTTCTCGGGGGGCCGCACGGTCTGCGCCGCGGCGATCCCGGGCAGCACGAGGGCCGCGCAGAGCAGCAGGTGGGCGAGCAGGCGTGTCATCGCGGCATCTCCGGGGTGGCGGACGGGGGCGTGG encodes the following:
- a CDS encoding c-type cytochrome, which produces MCRLVLALALAAAPAGAADFATLKGHGGPIMDIAVDAEGHVATASFDNTVGLWDGGAPRWLEAHEAAATALAFVPGGLVSGGDDFAVIRWRDGAPEALGRHAGKVADVAVSPDGRTAATASWDGTVALWPLEGEAEATSIPVGTGAGAVAFAEDGTLFAGTQGGDVLRIADGTPRAIARSGFGVNTLVAGPGWLAVGTVDGATRILDPETGETLHDFTLERRPILAMDWSPDTGMLAVGDGDGWIMVVDTSTWKIVRDVRATRQGPVWALAFAPGGATLWAGGLDDVAYGWPVEALDPTPAIDGDRAFLQAASTMPNGERQFVRKCSICHALEPGPSRRAGPTLHGVFGRRAGTVPGYRYSDTLTGSPIVWSAETIDALFDQGPDHYIPGTKMPMQVIGGANDRADLIAFLETATE
- a CDS encoding formate dehydrogenase subunit gamma gives rise to the protein MTRLLAHLLLCAALVLPGIAAAQTVRPPENATNGEVLPVPSPAPGADPSVAPPAPAREAVPAQGLDDILRRQQGLAVDDTARREGAGMSANPATGIENQLGTLGGASDPEMWRALRYGSADVTVSSGDPVGSVLMQDGGMRWLQFRQGPLREYGGWLLLGTLGLLLVFYLLRGRIRVDGGLSGVKILRFRFYERLAHWTMAASFIALSLTGLAVLFGRAVILPTFGPEANAALLVASKWVHNNVAWPFMISLVAVFFLWVWHNIPNMTDVRWVLKGGGFIGKAHPPAKKFNFGQKMVFWAVILFGASISASGLSLLFPFEFPMFAGTFAELNGLGLTEAVGLEPLPTALSPQEEMQYAQLWHAIIGFVFMAIVMAHIYIGTLGMQGAYDAMGTGEVDEAWAEQHHSIWLEKVRRGEAPNPHPELRGGDARHPAE